A section of the Amycolatopsis sp. AA4 genome encodes:
- a CDS encoding DNA polymerase IV → MRGPPRAPHTGPVSVWVLHVDLDQFIAAVEVARRPELRGRPVIVGGNGDPAERAVVATASYEAREFGVDSGMPLRLAVKRCPDAVLLPVDAPAYQEVSDRVMARLREFPVVVEVLGWDEAFLGASADDPETLAAEIRRGVEEETGLSSSVGIGDNKLRAKLATGFAKPAGIYRLTQENWWDVMAGKPTDALWGIGRKTAKKLAEAGYSTVLDLAAADPDALAARFGPKLGPWYRLLAGGIGDAEVSATPYVARSRSRETTFQQDLTDPAAIAEETAALAERVARDVADEGRPAARVAVKVRFAPFLTHTHSVTLAAPSADPAVLAAAAQELLGRFDFGKPVRLLGVRAEFPRA, encoded by the coding sequence ATGCGCGGCCCGCCCCGCGCACCGCACACTGGTCCGGTGTCCGTATGGGTGCTGCACGTCGATCTCGACCAGTTCATCGCCGCCGTCGAAGTGGCGCGGCGGCCGGAGCTGCGCGGGCGGCCGGTGATCGTCGGCGGGAACGGCGACCCGGCCGAACGCGCCGTCGTGGCGACCGCGTCCTACGAGGCGCGCGAGTTCGGCGTCGATTCCGGGATGCCGCTGCGGCTGGCCGTCAAACGCTGCCCGGACGCCGTCCTCCTCCCCGTCGACGCCCCGGCCTACCAGGAGGTCTCCGACCGCGTGATGGCCCGGCTGCGGGAATTCCCGGTGGTCGTCGAGGTGCTCGGCTGGGACGAGGCCTTCCTCGGCGCGTCCGCCGACGACCCCGAAACGCTCGCCGCGGAAATCCGCCGCGGCGTCGAGGAAGAAACCGGGCTCTCGTCGTCGGTCGGAATCGGCGACAACAAACTCCGCGCCAAACTCGCCACCGGATTCGCGAAACCGGCCGGGATTTACCGGCTCACCCAGGAAAACTGGTGGGACGTCATGGCCGGAAAGCCCACCGACGCGTTATGGGGAATCGGCCGCAAAACCGCGAAGAAACTCGCCGAAGCCGGGTACTCCACCGTTCTCGACCTCGCCGCCGCGGACCCCGACGCGCTCGCCGCCCGGTTCGGGCCGAAGCTGGGCCCGTGGTACCGCCTGCTGGCCGGCGGCATCGGCGACGCCGAGGTGAGCGCGACCCCGTACGTCGCGCGTTCCCGAAGCAGGGAAACGACATTCCAGCAAGACCTCACCGACCCCGCTGCGATCGCCGAGGAGACCGCGGCCCTGGCCGAACGCGTCGCGCGGGACGTCGCCGACGAGGGACGTCCCGCCGCGCGCGTCGCGGTCAAGGTGCGGTTCGCTCCGTTCCTCACCCACACGCACAGCGTGACGCTGGCCGCCCCGTCCGCGGATCCGGCCGTGCTCGCCGCGGCGGCCCAAGAGCTGTTGGGTCGCTTCGATTTCGGCAAACCGGTACGGCTGCTCGGCGTCCGCGCCGAATTCCCGCGCGCTTGA
- a CDS encoding trans-aconitate 2-methyltransferase produces the protein MTERALSFGAVAAEYERYRPGYPAELAEKVLDYAGAPIAEALEIGAGTGKATRLFAGWGIAVTATDPDPAMLAELRKHLPAEVETREGALEDLRPDRQYGLVYSAAALHWTDPAGRWPRIAALLAPGGVFASFGGPVRPADPVVRQAIDEAQAPFLESAGFPPPDGTPPESELQWPGTELEKSELFADVRQVVVQQRLTLSADELIGLLSTVSAYRVLPISVREQVFPRIRQVLPETVELVADHTAHLARRR, from the coding sequence ATGACAGAGCGCGCGTTGAGTTTTGGGGCAGTGGCGGCGGAGTACGAGCGGTACCGGCCGGGATATCCCGCCGAGCTAGCCGAAAAGGTGCTGGACTACGCGGGCGCGCCGATCGCCGAGGCCCTCGAAATCGGGGCCGGGACGGGGAAAGCGACCCGGCTGTTCGCGGGATGGGGGATCGCGGTCACCGCGACCGACCCGGATCCGGCGATGCTCGCCGAACTGCGCAAGCACCTGCCCGCCGAGGTCGAGACCCGCGAGGGCGCGCTGGAGGATCTGCGGCCGGACCGCCAGTACGGGCTGGTGTACTCGGCCGCGGCACTGCACTGGACGGATCCGGCCGGGCGGTGGCCGCGCATCGCCGCGCTGCTCGCGCCGGGCGGGGTGTTCGCGTCGTTCGGCGGGCCGGTCCGGCCGGCGGATCCCGTGGTGCGGCAAGCGATCGACGAGGCGCAGGCGCCGTTTCTGGAAAGCGCGGGGTTCCCGCCGCCGGACGGCACGCCGCCGGAGAGCGAACTGCAGTGGCCGGGCACCGAACTCGAGAAGTCCGAGCTGTTCGCCGACGTCCGGCAGGTCGTCGTGCAGCAGCGCCTGACGTTGAGCGCGGACGAGCTGATCGGTCTGCTGTCCACGGTTTCGGCGTACCGGGTGCTGCCGATTTCGGTGCGGGAACAGGTTTTCCCTCGTATTCGGCAGGTATTGCCGGAGACGGTCGAACTGGTCGCCGATCACACGGCCCACCTCGCGCGACGGCGCTGA
- the ahcY gene encoding adenosylhomocysteinase, whose product MPPTLRTAGALEFAVADLSLAAAGRIQLDLAEHEMPGLMALRREFAESQPLKGARIAGSLHMTVQTAVLIETLVALGAEVRWVSCNIFSTQDEAAAAVVVGPHGTPERPEGTAVFAWKGETLDEYWWCTDQLFRFPGGEPPNMILDDGGDATLLVHKGAEFEKAGAVPAAHEDDPEDYRILLRTLAASLAEDPERFTRIAGAMRGVTEETTAGVNRLYQLAAAGELLFPAMNVNDSVTKSKFDNRYGIRHSLPDGLNRGTDVMIGGKFAVVCGYGDVGKGAVEALRGQGARVAVTEVDPICALQAAMDGLDVVELDDVVERADIFLTTTGNFGIVSAEQMRRMKHQAIVANVGHFDNEIDMAGLAKVPGIVKTEVKPQVHTWRFPDGHAVIVLSEGRLMNLGNATGHPSFVMSASFANQVLAQIELFGKPGEYANDVYRLPKQLDEKVARLHLDALGVRLTKLSKEQAEYIGVDVDGPYKLDHYRY is encoded by the coding sequence ATGCCGCCCACCCTGCGTACCGCCGGAGCCTTGGAGTTCGCGGTCGCCGACCTGTCGCTCGCCGCGGCCGGACGCATCCAGCTCGACCTCGCCGAGCACGAAATGCCCGGCCTGATGGCGCTGCGCCGCGAGTTCGCGGAGTCCCAGCCGCTCAAGGGCGCGCGCATCGCGGGCTCGCTGCACATGACCGTGCAGACCGCGGTGCTGATCGAAACGCTCGTCGCGCTCGGCGCCGAGGTGCGCTGGGTGTCCTGCAACATCTTCTCCACCCAGGACGAGGCGGCCGCCGCGGTCGTCGTCGGCCCGCACGGAACGCCGGAACGACCCGAGGGCACCGCGGTATTCGCGTGGAAAGGCGAAACCCTCGACGAATACTGGTGGTGCACCGACCAGCTGTTCCGTTTCCCCGGCGGCGAACCGCCGAACATGATCCTGGACGACGGCGGCGACGCGACCCTGCTCGTCCACAAGGGAGCCGAGTTCGAGAAGGCGGGCGCGGTGCCCGCCGCGCACGAGGACGACCCGGAGGACTACCGGATCCTGCTGCGCACGCTGGCGGCGAGCCTGGCTGAGGACCCGGAGCGGTTCACGCGGATCGCAGGCGCGATGCGCGGGGTCACCGAGGAGACCACGGCGGGCGTGAACCGGCTCTACCAGCTCGCGGCCGCGGGCGAACTGCTCTTCCCGGCGATGAACGTCAACGACTCGGTCACCAAGTCGAAGTTCGACAACAGGTACGGCATCCGCCATTCGCTCCCGGACGGCCTCAACCGCGGCACCGACGTGATGATCGGCGGCAAGTTCGCCGTCGTGTGCGGCTACGGCGACGTCGGCAAGGGCGCGGTCGAGGCGCTGCGCGGACAGGGCGCGCGCGTCGCGGTGACCGAGGTCGACCCGATCTGCGCGCTGCAGGCCGCGATGGACGGGCTCGACGTGGTGGAACTCGACGACGTCGTGGAGCGCGCCGACATTTTCCTCACCACCACCGGCAATTTCGGCATCGTCTCGGCCGAGCAGATGCGGAGGATGAAGCACCAGGCGATCGTCGCGAACGTCGGCCACTTCGACAACGAGATCGACATGGCCGGGCTCGCGAAGGTCCCGGGGATCGTCAAGACCGAGGTCAAACCGCAGGTGCACACGTGGCGGTTCCCGGACGGGCACGCGGTCATCGTGCTGTCCGAGGGCAGGCTGATGAACCTCGGCAACGCGACCGGGCATCCGTCGTTCGTGATGTCCGCGTCGTTCGCGAACCAGGTGCTCGCGCAGATCGAACTGTTCGGCAAGCCGGGCGAGTACGCCAACGACGTGTACCGGCTGCCGAAGCAGCTGGACGAGAAGGTCGCGCGGCTGCACCTGGACGCACTCGGCGTCCGGCTGACCAAGCTGAGCAAGGAACAAGCGGAGTACATCGGCGTGGACGTGGACGGACCGTACAAACTGGACCACTACCGCTACTGA
- a CDS encoding Ku protein: MRSMWKGSVSFGLVSIPIQLYAATENKNVSLRQVHAADGGRIQYKRFCSIDGEEVPYSDIAKGYELPDGEMVVITDADLAELPLPTQHSIDVLEFVPLESIDPIRFDRTYYLEPQKNAVKPYIVLRDALQKASHVAIAKVAVRQRESLALLRVVDDVLVMTTMLWADEVRVPDFPFLHEDPPQVRAQEVTMAGSLIDSLSEPVFEPEKYSDSYREALEAMIEAKAGGGQTVGAPKQGEKAEVVDLMAALEASVSAAKKSRGPAKETKKAAGEGKTAAKKPAARARRPKSA, encoded by the coding sequence ATGCGGTCGATGTGGAAGGGCTCGGTGTCCTTCGGGCTGGTCAGCATCCCGATCCAGCTGTACGCGGCGACCGAGAACAAGAACGTGTCGCTGCGCCAGGTGCACGCCGCCGACGGCGGGCGGATCCAGTACAAGCGGTTCTGCTCGATCGACGGCGAGGAGGTGCCCTACTCCGACATCGCCAAGGGCTACGAGCTGCCCGACGGCGAGATGGTCGTGATCACCGACGCCGATCTCGCCGAACTGCCGCTGCCCACCCAGCATTCGATCGACGTGCTCGAATTCGTGCCGCTGGAGTCGATCGACCCGATCCGGTTCGACCGCACCTACTACCTGGAGCCGCAGAAGAACGCGGTGAAGCCGTACATCGTGCTGCGCGACGCGCTGCAGAAGGCGAGCCACGTGGCGATCGCGAAGGTCGCGGTGCGCCAGCGGGAGAGCCTGGCGCTGCTGCGCGTCGTGGACGACGTGCTCGTGATGACCACGATGCTGTGGGCCGACGAGGTCCGGGTCCCGGATTTCCCGTTCCTGCACGAGGATCCGCCGCAGGTCCGCGCGCAGGAGGTGACGATGGCGGGGTCGCTGATCGACTCGCTGTCCGAGCCGGTGTTCGAACCGGAGAAATACTCGGACTCCTACCGGGAAGCGCTCGAAGCGATGATCGAGGCGAAGGCGGGCGGCGGCCAGACCGTCGGCGCGCCGAAACAGGGGGAGAAGGCCGAGGTCGTCGACCTGATGGCGGCGCTGGAGGCGAGCGTGTCGGCGGCGAAGAAGAGCCGCGGGCCCGCCAAGGAGACGAAGAAAGCCGCCGGCGAAGGCAAAACCGCGGCGAAGAAACCGGCTGCGCGGGCAAGGCGGCCGAAGAGCGCCTGA
- a CDS encoding TetR/AcrR family transcriptional regulator translates to MTTTAPLGLRERKKRAARRALADAALRIALERGVDQLRVEDIANEVGVSPRTFNNYFSSKEEAVCAFIVERQERVREALLARPAGEPLWDAVVNAAITRFAEDERPIREDVRRVRALMAHGGLFAEMLRAHATVERVLADAIAERAGEHANPLHARLMASIVQNASRIAFQTWLDTDSDDEEFVSTLTGLLREAAAGMPALAAPGAAS, encoded by the coding sequence GTGACCACCACCGCACCTCTGGGCCTGCGCGAGCGCAAGAAGCGAGCCGCTCGACGGGCTCTCGCCGACGCCGCGCTGCGGATCGCGCTCGAGCGGGGCGTCGACCAGCTGCGGGTGGAGGACATCGCGAACGAGGTGGGCGTGTCCCCGCGCACCTTCAACAACTACTTTTCGAGCAAGGAGGAAGCTGTCTGCGCGTTCATCGTCGAACGGCAGGAGCGCGTGCGCGAAGCGCTCCTGGCGAGGCCCGCCGGCGAACCGCTGTGGGACGCGGTCGTCAACGCCGCCATCACCCGGTTCGCCGAGGACGAGCGCCCGATCCGCGAGGACGTGCGGCGGGTGCGTGCGTTGATGGCACACGGCGGCCTGTTCGCCGAGATGCTGCGCGCGCACGCCACTGTCGAGCGCGTGCTGGCCGACGCCATCGCCGAGCGGGCGGGCGAGCACGCAAATCCGTTGCACGCCCGGCTGATGGCGAGCATTGTGCAGAACGCTTCGCGCATCGCCTTTCAGACGTGGCTCGATACGGACTCCGACGACGAAGAGTTCGTATCGACCCTGACCGGTCTCCTGCGGGAGGCAGCCGCCGGGATGCCGGCACTCGCCGCGCCCGGCGCGGCCAGCTAG
- a CDS encoding ABC transporter ATP-binding protein, translated as MLVKLLRSYLRPYRAALWLVVALQLVQTIAALYLPTLNADIIDSGLVKGDTGYIVKIGGVMLLITLVQIAGSIGAVYYGSRVSSAVGRDIRAGVFHRVQDFSAREIGKFGTPSLITRTTNDVQQIQLLAALTFTLMVSAPIMCVGGILLALQQDVPLSALLVVIVPVLGIAIGLIVMRMRSAFRLMQERLDRINQVMREQIMGIRVIRAFVRDRHERERFGRANDELFTVSLRVGRLIALMFPTVMLVVNVSSVAVLWFGGQRVDSGAMQIGALTAFLAYLLQILMAVMMATFMFMMVPRAEVSAERITEVLDTETSVRPPDRPLPAGAERGHLDLTGVEFRYPGAEKPVLQDVSLFARPGETTAIIGSTGSGKTTLLNLIPRLMDATEGSVRVDGVDVRQLDPDVLSSVVGMVPQKPYLFAGTVASNLRYGNPDATDEELWHALEVAQGKDFVERMEQGLDSPIAQGGTNVSGGQRQRLAIARMLVHRPEIYLFDDSFSALDYATDAALRRALADETRDATVVIVAQRVSTIRGADRIIVLDDGRVVGTGTHHELMDANETYREIVLSQLTEQEAA; from the coding sequence GTGCTGGTCAAACTGTTGCGCAGCTACCTGCGCCCGTACCGGGCCGCGCTGTGGCTCGTCGTCGCGCTGCAACTGGTGCAGACGATCGCCGCGCTGTACCTGCCCACGCTCAACGCCGACATCATCGACAGCGGCCTCGTCAAGGGCGACACCGGCTACATCGTGAAGATCGGCGGCGTGATGCTGCTGATCACGCTGGTGCAGATCGCCGGGTCGATCGGGGCCGTCTACTACGGATCCCGCGTTTCCTCGGCCGTCGGCCGCGACATCCGCGCCGGCGTCTTCCACCGCGTGCAGGATTTCTCCGCGCGCGAGATCGGGAAATTCGGCACGCCGTCGCTGATCACCCGCACCACCAACGACGTCCAGCAGATCCAGCTGCTCGCCGCGCTCACCTTCACCCTCATGGTGTCCGCGCCGATCATGTGCGTCGGCGGCATCCTGCTCGCGCTGCAGCAGGACGTCCCGCTGTCGGCGCTGCTCGTGGTCATCGTGCCGGTGCTGGGCATCGCGATCGGGCTGATCGTGATGCGGATGCGCTCGGCGTTCCGGCTCATGCAGGAGCGGCTCGACCGGATCAACCAGGTCATGCGCGAGCAGATCATGGGCATCCGGGTGATCCGCGCGTTCGTGCGCGACCGGCACGAGCGCGAGCGCTTCGGCCGCGCCAACGACGAGCTGTTCACCGTGTCGCTGCGGGTCGGCAGGCTGATCGCGCTGATGTTCCCCACCGTGATGCTGGTGGTGAACGTGTCCAGCGTCGCCGTGCTGTGGTTCGGCGGGCAGCGGGTCGACAGCGGGGCGATGCAGATCGGCGCGCTCACCGCGTTCCTGGCCTATCTGCTGCAGATCCTGATGGCGGTCATGATGGCCACCTTCATGTTCATGATGGTGCCGCGCGCCGAGGTCAGCGCCGAGCGGATCACCGAGGTGCTCGACACCGAGACGAGCGTGCGCCCGCCGGACCGGCCGCTCCCGGCCGGAGCCGAACGCGGGCACCTCGACCTGACCGGCGTCGAATTCCGGTACCCCGGCGCGGAAAAGCCGGTGCTGCAGGACGTTTCGCTCTTCGCCCGGCCCGGCGAGACCACCGCGATCATCGGCAGCACGGGCAGCGGGAAGACGACGCTGCTCAACCTGATCCCGCGGCTGATGGACGCCACCGAGGGCTCCGTCCGGGTGGACGGCGTGGACGTGCGCCAGCTCGACCCGGACGTGCTCTCGTCGGTGGTCGGCATGGTGCCGCAGAAGCCGTATCTGTTCGCCGGCACGGTCGCGAGCAACCTGCGCTACGGCAATCCGGACGCCACCGACGAAGAGCTGTGGCACGCGCTGGAAGTAGCGCAGGGCAAGGATTTCGTGGAACGGATGGAACAGGGCCTCGACTCCCCCATCGCCCAGGGCGGCACGAACGTCTCGGGCGGGCAGCGGCAGCGGCTCGCGATCGCGCGGATGCTGGTGCACCGGCCGGAGATCTACCTGTTCGACGACTCGTTCAGCGCGCTCGACTACGCGACCGACGCCGCGCTGCGCCGCGCGCTCGCCGACGAAACCCGCGACGCGACGGTCGTCATCGTCGCGCAGCGGGTCAGCACGATCCGCGGCGCGGACCGGATCATCGTGCTCGACGACGGCCGCGTCGTCGGCACCGGAACCCACCACGAGCTGATGGACGCCAACGAAACCTACCGGGAAATCGTGCTTTCGCAGCTGACCGAACAGGAGGCGGCGTGA
- a CDS encoding ABC transporter ATP-binding protein, translating to MPAEKALDFKGSLLRLLRLLRPQRAALTGVLVLGALGVALTVLGPKVLARATDLIFAGVISKNLPAGATKDQVIEGLRARGQNTLADMFTSVDLMPGHGIDFTAVGQVLMIVLALYVFASFLGVIQARLTTNLVQGAVFRLRQDIEEKFARLPLRYFDRQPRGEVLSRVTNDIDNLAQSLQQTLSQIVTSLFTVLGVLVMMFVISPLLGVIVLLTVPVSVFVAAKIGKRAQPQFIRQWGTTGKLNAHIEEMYSGHALVHVFGRRKEAEEVFRQQNEALYEASFKAAFISGTIQPGMMFIGNLSYVLVAVVGALRVASGSLTLGDVQAFIQYSRQFSQPVTQIASMANLLQSGVASAERVFALLDAKEQEPEPEHPQRPEVVRGQVEFEHVSFRYLEDTPLIEDLSLSVEPGHTVAIVGPTGAGKTTLVNLLMRFYEIDGGRITLDGVDIKAMDREELRSKTGMVLQDAWLFGGTIAENIAYGADNVTREQVIEAAKATYVDRFVRTLPDGYDTVLDDEGGTVSAGEKQLITVARAFLAKPAILILDEATSSVDTRTEVLIQHAMNSLRTGRTSFVIAHRLSTIRDADVILVMENGNIVEQGNHETLINAGGAYSRLYAAQFAEAMAETE from the coding sequence ATGCCCGCCGAAAAGGCGCTCGACTTCAAAGGCTCCCTGCTCCGTTTGCTGCGGCTGCTGCGCCCGCAGCGGGCGGCGCTGACCGGGGTGCTGGTGCTCGGCGCGCTCGGCGTGGCGCTGACCGTGCTCGGGCCGAAGGTGCTGGCCCGCGCGACGGACCTGATCTTCGCCGGCGTGATCAGCAAGAACCTGCCCGCCGGCGCGACCAAGGACCAGGTGATCGAGGGCCTGCGGGCCCGCGGCCAGAACACGCTGGCCGACATGTTCACCAGCGTCGACCTGATGCCCGGCCACGGCATCGACTTCACCGCGGTCGGCCAGGTGCTGATGATCGTGCTGGCGCTGTACGTCTTCGCGTCGTTCCTGGGCGTCATCCAGGCGCGGCTCACGACGAACCTGGTGCAGGGCGCGGTGTTCCGGCTGCGCCAGGACATCGAAGAGAAGTTCGCGCGGCTTCCGCTGCGCTATTTCGACCGCCAGCCGCGCGGGGAGGTGCTGAGCCGGGTCACCAACGACATCGACAACCTGGCGCAGTCGCTGCAGCAGACGCTGTCGCAGATCGTGACGTCGCTGTTCACCGTGCTGGGCGTGCTGGTGATGATGTTCGTGATCTCGCCGCTGCTGGGCGTGATCGTGCTGCTGACGGTGCCGGTGTCGGTGTTCGTCGCGGCCAAGATCGGCAAACGCGCGCAGCCGCAGTTCATCCGGCAGTGGGGAACGACCGGGAAGCTCAACGCGCACATCGAGGAGATGTACTCGGGCCACGCGCTGGTGCACGTCTTCGGCCGCCGCAAGGAGGCCGAGGAGGTCTTCCGGCAGCAGAACGAGGCGCTGTACGAGGCGAGCTTCAAGGCGGCCTTCATCTCCGGCACGATCCAGCCCGGGATGATGTTCATCGGCAACCTGAGCTACGTCCTGGTCGCGGTCGTCGGCGCCCTGCGGGTCGCCTCGGGCAGCCTGACCCTGGGCGACGTGCAGGCGTTCATCCAGTACTCGCGCCAGTTCAGCCAGCCGGTCACGCAGATCGCGAGCATGGCGAACCTGCTGCAGTCCGGCGTCGCCTCGGCCGAGCGGGTGTTCGCGCTGCTGGACGCCAAGGAGCAGGAACCGGAGCCGGAGCACCCGCAGCGCCCCGAGGTCGTGCGCGGCCAGGTCGAGTTCGAGCACGTGTCCTTCCGCTACCTGGAAGACACCCCGCTCATCGAGGACCTGTCGCTCTCGGTGGAGCCGGGCCACACGGTCGCGATCGTCGGCCCGACCGGCGCGGGGAAGACCACGCTGGTCAACCTCCTCATGCGATTCTACGAAATCGACGGCGGCCGGATCACCCTGGACGGCGTCGACATCAAGGCCATGGACCGCGAGGAACTGCGCTCGAAGACCGGCATGGTCCTGCAGGACGCCTGGCTGTTCGGCGGCACGATCGCGGAAAACATCGCCTACGGCGCGGACAACGTGACCCGCGAACAGGTCATCGAAGCCGCGAAGGCAACCTACGTGGACCGCTTCGTCCGCACCCTCCCAGACGGCTACGACACCGTCCTGGACGACGAGGGCGGCACCGTCAGCGCAGGCGAGAAACAGCTGATCACCGTCGCCCGAGCCTTCCTGGCCAAACCAGCGATCCTGATCCTGGACGAGGCCACCAGCTCGGTCGACACCCGCACCGAGGTCCTGATCCAGCACGCCATGAACTCCCTGCGCACCGGCCGCACGAGCTTCGTGATCGCCCACCGCCTCTCCACGATCCGGGACGCGGACGTCATCCTGGTCATGGAAAACGGCAACATAGTGGAACAAGGAAACCACGAAACGCTAATCAACGCAGGCGGCGCCTACTCCCGCCTCTACGCAGCCCAATTCGCAGAAGCCATGGCAGAAACCGAATAG
- a CDS encoding pyruvate dehydrogenase, producing the protein MATVADQLIDVLVQSGVRRIYGVVGDSLNPVVDAVRRTGGSARGGIDWVHVRNEEAGAFAAAAEAQLTGRLAVCAGSCGPGNLHLLQGVYDAHRSGAPVLAIASHIPSTQIGTGFFQETHPQQLFAECSHYCEMVSSPEQMPRLARIAVQNAVGRRGAAVLVLPGDVSHEPAAHATGESASLGSPPAMVPAEADVARLAERIDRAEKVMIMAGAGCRDAHDDVLALAEAVGAPVGHSLRGKEFVQYSNPFDVGMSGLLGYGACYEAMHEADLVLLLGTDFPYDNFLPQRNTVQVDIDPARMGRRSVLEFGVQGDVGATIRAVLPRLRERDDRSFLHAMLRKHERGLQRVVDAYTSEVSRHIPLHPEYVADVLDEEAADDAVFTVDTGMCNVWAARYVTPNGRRRILGSFVHGSMANALPHAVGAQAADPGRQVVAMCGDGGLAMLMGELLTLKTHALPVKAVVFNNSSLGMVKLEMLVDGLPEFGTDHDQVDFAGIARAAGLYARRVEKPGEVRDGIRDVLAHDGPAVLDVVTDPNALSIPPNITAAQVRGFALAASKTVLSGGVGKMLELAKSNLRNIPRI; encoded by the coding sequence ATGGCAACGGTGGCCGACCAGCTGATCGACGTTCTGGTGCAATCCGGGGTGCGCCGGATCTACGGGGTGGTGGGCGACAGCCTCAACCCCGTGGTGGACGCGGTGCGCCGGACCGGAGGTTCCGCGCGCGGCGGCATCGACTGGGTGCACGTGCGCAACGAGGAAGCCGGAGCGTTCGCCGCCGCGGCCGAGGCGCAGCTCACCGGGCGGCTCGCGGTGTGCGCGGGCAGTTGCGGCCCGGGCAATCTCCATTTGCTGCAAGGGGTTTACGACGCGCACCGCTCCGGGGCTCCGGTGCTGGCGATCGCGTCGCACATTCCGTCCACGCAGATCGGCACGGGGTTCTTTCAGGAGACGCATCCGCAGCAGTTGTTCGCCGAATGCTCGCATTACTGCGAGATGGTGAGCTCGCCGGAGCAGATGCCGCGGCTCGCGCGGATCGCGGTGCAGAACGCGGTCGGGCGGCGCGGGGCTGCCGTGCTGGTGCTGCCTGGGGACGTGTCGCATGAGCCTGCCGCGCATGCCACGGGGGAGTCGGCTTCGCTGGGGAGCCCGCCCGCCATGGTGCCCGCCGAGGCGGACGTCGCGCGTCTGGCCGAGCGGATCGACCGGGCGGAGAAGGTCATGATCATGGCCGGCGCGGGGTGCCGGGACGCGCATGACGACGTGCTCGCGCTCGCGGAGGCGGTCGGTGCTCCGGTGGGGCATTCGTTGCGGGGCAAGGAGTTCGTGCAGTACTCGAACCCGTTCGATGTGGGGATGAGCGGATTGCTCGGGTACGGGGCGTGTTACGAGGCGATGCACGAGGCCGATCTCGTGCTGTTGCTGGGCACGGACTTTCCGTACGACAACTTCCTGCCGCAGCGGAACACCGTGCAGGTGGACATCGACCCGGCTCGGATGGGGCGCCGGTCGGTGCTGGAGTTCGGGGTGCAGGGAGACGTCGGGGCGACGATCCGGGCCGTGCTGCCTCGGTTGCGCGAGCGGGACGACCGGTCGTTCCTGCACGCCATGCTGCGGAAGCACGAGCGCGGGTTGCAGCGGGTGGTCGACGCATATACGAGCGAGGTTTCCCGGCACATTCCATTGCATCCGGAGTATGTGGCGGACGTGCTGGACGAGGAGGCCGCGGACGACGCGGTGTTCACTGTGGACACTGGGATGTGCAACGTCTGGGCTGCTCGGTATGTCACGCCCAATGGGCGGAGGCGGATCCTGGGGTCGTTCGTGCACGGGAGCATGGCCAATGCGTTGCCGCATGCTGTCGGGGCGCAGGCGGCTGATCCGGGGCGGCAGGTGGTGGCCATGTGCGGGGACGGCGGGCTGGCCATGTTGATGGGGGAGTTGCTGACGCTCAAGACGCATGCCTTGCCGGTCAAGGCGGTGGTGTTCAACAACTCTTCGCTGGGGATGGTGAAGCTGGAGATGCTCGTGGACGGGTTGCCGGAGTTCGGGACCGACCACGATCAGGTGGATTTCGCCGGGATTGCTCGGGCGGCTGGGTTGTATGCGCGGCGGGTGGAGAAGCCTGGGGAGGTTCGGGACGGGATCCGGGACGTTTTGGCTCATGACGGGCCTGCGGTGTTGGATGTGGTCACGGATCCTAATGCGTTGTCTATTCCGCCTAATATTACTGCGGCTCAGGTTCGGGGGTTTGCTTTGGCTGCTAGTAAGACGGTGTTGAGTGGGGGTGTGGGGAAGATGTTGGAGTTGGCTAAGTCTAATTTGCGGAATATTCCTCGGATTTGA
- a CDS encoding SRPBCC domain-containing protein — MPREFEVRKEVQLPAGPEAVWDAVASGPGIDSWFMGRHEVDAAAKRVRFRLGEMRTEAEITAWDPPRRFAYRGEAAEDGTFDAMEFLVEAAEGGTSVLRFVHRGFVPDGWDDEYHESFAVGWEMYLHTLAELLAHFPGRFATYVTADGPASSASREAWPKLLAALGLPAEPSAGQAVRFRVGDEAVEGVLDYFTPNYAGVRTEDALYRFHERSLLGMPAAVGHHLFRPDVDETAESAAWSRWLADALG; from the coding sequence ATGCCACGCGAGTTCGAGGTGCGCAAAGAGGTTCAGCTGCCCGCGGGACCCGAGGCCGTGTGGGACGCCGTCGCGAGCGGGCCCGGCATCGATTCGTGGTTCATGGGCCGCCACGAGGTCGACGCCGCGGCGAAGCGGGTCCGGTTCCGCCTCGGCGAAATGCGCACCGAGGCGGAGATCACCGCGTGGGATCCCCCGCGCAGGTTCGCCTATCGGGGCGAGGCGGCCGAGGACGGCACGTTCGACGCGATGGAGTTCCTCGTCGAAGCAGCCGAAGGCGGCACGTCGGTGCTGCGGTTCGTGCACCGCGGCTTCGTCCCGGACGGCTGGGACGACGAGTACCACGAGTCCTTCGCCGTCGGCTGGGAGATGTACCTGCACACGCTCGCCGAACTGCTGGCCCACTTCCCCGGCCGCTTCGCGACGTACGTGACCGCGGACGGCCCGGCCTCGTCGGCGAGCCGCGAAGCGTGGCCGAAGCTGCTCGCGGCGCTCGGGTTGCCCGCTGAACCCTCAGCGGGGCAAGCGGTCCGCTTCCGCGTCGGCGATGAAGCAGTCGAGGGCGTCCTCGATTACTTCACCCCGAACTACGCCGGGGTCCGCACCGAGGACGCCCTCTACCGGTTCCACGAACGGTCCCTGCTCGGCATGCCGGCCGCGGTCGGACATCACCTGTTCCGCCCGGACGTCGACGAGACCGCCGAAAGCGCGGCCTGGAGCCGCTGGCTCGCCGACGCGCTCGGCTGA